A region from the Desulfovermiculus halophilus DSM 18834 genome encodes:
- a CDS encoding type II toxin-antitoxin system HicB family antitoxin: MKSYTAVIEKCPDTGLYVGYIPGFPGAHSQGSTLDELNRNLKEVLQMLLEDGEPRLVAEFIGTQNVQVA; encoded by the coding sequence ATGAAATCCTATACCGCGGTAATTGAGAAGTGCCCTGATACCGGCTTGTATGTGGGGTATATCCCAGGCTTCCCTGGCGCGCACTCCCAGGGCAGCACCTTGGACGAGCTCAACCGAAACTTAAAAGAAGTTCTGCAAATGCTTCTTGAGGATGGGGAACCCCGGTTGGTGGCTGAGTTCATCGGCACCCAGAACGTGCAGGTTGCTTGA
- a CDS encoding ABC transporter substrate-binding protein, which produces MIRRSLFVKDSLCRPVTVFLLGLALLMLAAMPAQAENLKFGVPAWPGLTVKTEVAAQLLESLGYSTKQYTSSPSVILKSLENKDMDIYLGGWIPQETEMINPLAEKGTVIKVVKNLPDCMIGMAVPTYVWDQGVHSMADLDSHADKFESKLYGIEAGSGINKEIKEVIAQDGDGLGDWTLVESSAAGMLSQLDRATRRKDWMVFFAWEPHWMGTVYDFKYLKDTDESGTIAYQKSWVWTVVRSDLPETHPNVYRFLQQFVLTSDIQSEWIYEFKREDKEPEQVATKWIAEHMDMIGTWLEGVETADGKPATPVVQKAFR; this is translated from the coding sequence ATGATCAGACGTTCTTTGTTCGTAAAAGACAGCCTTTGTCGCCCCGTGACCGTTTTTCTCCTGGGGCTGGCCCTTCTCATGCTTGCAGCCATGCCGGCGCAGGCCGAGAACCTCAAGTTCGGCGTTCCAGCCTGGCCCGGATTGACCGTGAAGACGGAGGTCGCGGCCCAGCTTCTGGAGAGCCTGGGCTACTCCACCAAGCAGTACACATCCTCGCCCTCCGTTATCCTCAAGAGCCTGGAAAACAAGGACATGGATATCTACCTCGGCGGCTGGATCCCCCAGGAGACAGAGATGATCAATCCCCTGGCGGAGAAGGGAACAGTCATCAAGGTGGTCAAGAACCTGCCGGACTGCATGATCGGCATGGCCGTGCCCACCTATGTCTGGGACCAGGGCGTTCACTCCATGGCCGATCTGGATTCGCACGCCGACAAGTTTGAATCCAAGCTGTACGGGATCGAAGCCGGATCCGGCATCAATAAGGAAATCAAGGAAGTCATCGCCCAGGATGGAGACGGCCTCGGAGACTGGACCCTGGTGGAAAGCAGCGCCGCCGGGATGCTCTCCCAGCTGGACCGGGCCACCCGGCGCAAGGACTGGATGGTCTTCTTTGCCTGGGAACCGCACTGGATGGGGACTGTCTACGACTTCAAGTACCTCAAGGACACTGACGAGTCCGGGACAATCGCCTATCAGAAGAGCTGGGTGTGGACCGTGGTCCGCAGCGATCTGCCCGAGACCCATCCCAATGTGTATCGCTTTCTGCAGCAGTTTGTCCTGACCTCGGATATCCAGAGCGAATGGATCTATGAGTTCAAGCGAGAGGACAAGGAGCCGGAGCAGGTGGCCACGAAATGGATCGCCGAGCATATGGATATGATCGGCACATGGCTGGAAGGGGTTGAAACCGCGGATGGAAAACCGGCCACGCCGGTTGTGCAGAAGGCTTTCCGGTAG
- a CDS encoding 3-keto-5-aminohexanoate cleavage protein — protein MNTDVILTCALTGAGSTANKSPHVPVTPKAIAQSALEAAEAGASIAHIHVRDPQTGAGARDFKLYEETVSRIREADRDLIINLTAGMGADFIPSDTDPGTAGEGSDMAGARERVAHVLELKPELCTLDCGSMNYADSAYVATPDQLRVMARLIQEAGIKPEIECFELGHIWMARTLVQEGLVSSPPMFQLCMGIPYGAPGTPDNLLTMRNNLPQDAVWASFAIGRMQMPFVAQSALMGGHCRVGLEDNLYLSKGVLASNAQLVHKASNILQELGARVVSPAEARNILGLAA, from the coding sequence ATGAATACGGATGTCATCCTGACCTGTGCCCTGACCGGCGCAGGCAGCACTGCAAACAAAAGCCCGCACGTCCCGGTCACCCCCAAGGCCATTGCCCAGTCCGCCCTGGAGGCGGCGGAAGCCGGGGCATCAATCGCCCATATTCACGTCCGCGATCCGCAGACCGGGGCAGGCGCCAGGGATTTTAAGCTGTACGAGGAAACCGTCTCCCGCATCCGGGAAGCCGACCGGGATCTGATCATCAATCTCACCGCCGGAATGGGAGCGGATTTCATTCCCTCAGACACCGATCCGGGCACAGCCGGCGAGGGCTCGGACATGGCCGGCGCCCGCGAACGGGTGGCCCACGTTTTGGAGCTCAAGCCCGAGCTGTGCACCCTGGACTGCGGAAGCATGAACTACGCCGACTCGGCCTATGTGGCCACCCCGGACCAGCTCCGGGTCATGGCCAGGCTCATCCAGGAAGCCGGGATCAAGCCGGAGATAGAGTGCTTTGAACTGGGGCACATCTGGATGGCCCGCACCCTGGTCCAGGAAGGGCTCGTCTCATCTCCTCCCATGTTCCAGCTCTGCATGGGCATACCCTACGGGGCCCCGGGCACTCCGGACAACCTGCTGACCATGCGCAACAACCTGCCCCAAGACGCGGTATGGGCCTCGTTTGCCATCGGCCGGATGCAGATGCCCTTTGTGGCCCAATCCGCACTCATGGGAGGCCATTGCAGAGTAGGGCTGGAGGACAACCTGTATCTGTCCAAGGGGGTCTTGGCCTCCAACGCCCAGCTGGTGCACAAGGCCTCGAACATCCTGCAGGAGCTGGGAGCCAGGGTGGTCAGCCCGGCTGAAGCCCGGAACATCCTGGGCTTGGCGGCCTAG
- a CDS encoding type II toxin-antitoxin system HicA family toxin, with product MGTIPVLKPREVVHILEKLGFEEVRQRGAHKQFRHPDGKCTTVPFHPGKDISPVLLGQIAKDINIQVEDLLRYR from the coding sequence ATGGGGACTATTCCGGTTTTGAAGCCCAGGGAAGTTGTTCATATCTTGGAAAAACTTGGGTTTGAGGAAGTACGCCAAAGGGGAGCACATAAACAGTTTCGGCATCCGGACGGCAAATGTACTACTGTTCCCTTCCATCCTGGAAAAGACATCTCTCCTGTCCTATTGGGTCAGATTGCAAAGGATATCAATATCCAGGTTGAAGATCTCTTACGCTATCGATAG